DNA sequence from the Methylomonas albis genome:
CAATGACGGTACCAAAGTCTATATTTCCGACGAATACGGTCCTTATGTTTATGAGTTCGACCGCGCCACGGGACAACGTACTCGCACCTTCAACTTGCCGGCATCTTTTGCCGTCGGCAATCTTTCGTCGCAAGGTGCTACCGAAATCAGCAGCAATACCAGCGGCCGTGTTGCCAACAAAGGCATGGAAGGTTTGGCGATTACGCCGGACGGTAAAACCCTGGTCGGTTTCGAGCAAAGTCCATTGATACAGGATGGCGGTGATGGCGGTCGAGCCAATCGCATTGTTACCATAGACATTGCGACGGGCAACACCACCCATCAATATGTTTACGACAATAAGGACGGTTCCAAGAGCTACAACAGCAGCGAAATTCTGGCTATTAACGATCACGAGTTTCTGGTTCTGGAACGGGACGGCAAGGGCTTGGGCGACGGCACGTCTGCCGCGGAGAAAAAACTGTTCAAGATCGATTTGGGTAGCGCCACCGATATTGGCCCGCTGAGCATCAGTGGCGAATCAAATCTATTGAGTTATGCGGTGGGCAAGTCTCTGTTCCTGGACATCAAGGCGGAGCTGGTCAGTCAGGGCATTGCTGTCACCGCCATCCCCGCTAAACTGGAAGGCGCTAGTTTTGGTGACGATGTCATCAATGGCTTGGGCCAAAAACTACATACCTTGTGGATAGCCAACGACAACGATTTTGTCGCCGGTGTCGCCGGACCGAACAAGTTCTTCGTATTCGGCTTTACCGATGCCGATTTGGCTGGCAGCTCCTTGCAATTGCAACAAGTTGCCGCAGTACCTGTGCCCGGCGCAGTCTGGCTGTTCGGTAGCGCTTTGTTGGGCATGTTAGGTTTGCGTCGCAACAAAGCCTAGGGTGCGCTTAATCGGTGGTTTTGCATACCGCCGAGACGATAAAAAAGTCCGGTCTCGCACCGGGCTTTTTTTTGCGTTTTGGGCGATAGCATGAAACGGGTTGGGCACTTGCTTTGCGGAAAAATAGATCAAGACTGCGGGTTGTGTTCCGCACAATGCATGCAGAGCTTGGCATAAGGCAGTACCGCCAAGCGTTCTTTTTTGATCGGTTCGCCACAGCCCAGGCAAATCCCGTAAGTACCGGCATCAATGCGGGAAATGGCTTGTCTGATTTTCTCAACTTCGTCGCGGGCTGCATTGCCCAGCGCATCCAATACCTCGTCGTTTTCGGTTTCGGTAGCCTGTTCGGAAAAATCCTGAGCCAGCGGCTGGTCGGTGTGTCTGACATCGTTGGTAATTTTCCCTAGTCTATCGTCCAGTTCTTCCAGCATATTTAACAACTGGTCGCGAACTTCGTCATATTCTTTCATGGCACTCTCCGCAGCGGGGCTGCATGGTCGGTTAACCGGCCGTATCGGACCGGGCACTTAATCGCTGGTTTATACAATGAAGCCGATGGCAGGTGCAACTAAGCTGATCTATACTCCAGACATCGACATTTCTTACCTTTTGCACAATGGACCTTGCTCTCGATCGCTTACTCGCCGCAGCCAATCAAATCATTCTCGGTAAACAACCACAAATTCGCCTAGCGGTTTGCTGCCTGTTGGCCAGAGGTCATTTGTTGATTGAGGATATTCCCGGCGTCGGCAAAACCACCTTAGCGCACACCTTGGCGCGTTTATTCGGTTTGGAATATCAGCGGATACAATTCACTAGCGATATTTTACCGGCCGACATCGTCGGCTCCTCGGTGTTCGACGCGCATCAACAGCTATTCAGTTTTCATCCGGGGCCGATTTTCAAACAAATGATTTTGGCCGACGAAATCAACCGGGCCACGCCCAAGGCGCAAAGCGCGTTGTTGGAGGCGATGGAAGAACGGCAAGTGACCGTCGAAGGCCGCACCTATCCCTTACCGCAACCGTTTTTTGTCATCGCCACCCAAAATCCGGCGCATCAGATCGGCACCTTTCCCCTACCGGAATCGCAAGTCGACCGCTTTTTAATGCGTATCGAGTTAGGCTATCCCAACCGTCAGGCCGAACGCGAGTTGTTGAGCGGCCAACCCCGGCATGTGTTGATCGATAAACTGCCGGTTGCGTTACTGCCGGAACAATTGGCCGGCTTGCAACAGGAGACAGATGAAGTGCATGTGTCGCCGGCCTTGCTGGATTATCTGCAAGCCATACTGGCCTTCAGCCGGCAATCCAATGATTTTGCCAGCGGCCTGTCGCCGCGTGCCGGCTTGGGCTTGGTGGCCGCCGCCAAGGCCTGGGCTTATATCGATAAGCGCTATGCGGTGTTGCCGGAAGACCTGCAAGCGGTATTGCCGGCGGTGGCCGGCCATCGCTTGAATGCGGGTGCCAACGATTCTGCGGCCACCGTCGCGCCCATTCTAAAGCATGTGTCCGTGCTTTGAGCGAGGCGGCATTATCCTTAAAACAGCGCTTTAAACTGTCGCGTTTTTTTAACGGCGAGGCACCGACCGCCGGGCCGATTGTGTTGACGCAGCGGCGGGTGTTTATTTTGCCGACACAACGCGGCTTGGCTTTTGTGCTGTTGATTCTGTTGCTAGTACTGATCGGCTTTGTCTACAACAACAATCTGGCCTATTTGCTCGGGTTTTTACTGGCCAGCATCTTTTTCGTGACCATCCTGCACAGCTTCAAATCGCTGGCCGGATTGGCGATTCAACCTGCCCGGCAACAAGCGGTGTTTGCCGGCCAAGCCGGGCCGTTTAGTTTCCAGATCAGTAATCCCGGTTCGCAGCCGCGTTTTGCGGTGGACCTGGCATTGCAGTCCGAGTTATCCCTGAGTTTGGCCGCAGAGCAATGCCAAACCGTCACCTTGTATCAAGCCACCCAGCAACGCGGCTGGCAGTTACCGGGCACGCTCACACTTTCCAGCACCTATCCCTTAGGCTTATTTCGGGCCTGGGCGCCCTTACGTTTCGATAGTCCTTTGCTGGTGTATCCACAGCCAGCCAGTCGGCAACTGCCATTTCCGGATAGCGACGGTGGACAGGAGCGGCCCGGCCAGCATCGCCGAAATGGCGACGAGTTTGATGGCGTAAGAGCCTATCAACAGGGCGACGCGATTCGGCAAATCCATTGGAAAGCCTTTGCCAAGGGCCAGGGCGTGCACAGCAAGCAATACAGCGGCGCCAGTTCCAGCGAATTGTGGTTGGATTATCAACACGCGCCCGGACACCACACGGAAGAACGCCTCAGCCAATTATGCCGCTGGCTGGTGGATGCCGAACAGGCCGGTTTGCGTTACGGCTTGGTGCTGCCCGGACTGCGTGTGCCGCCGGACAACGGTGTCGCGCATTACCGAAAATGTCTGCAAGCGCTGGCGTTGTTTTGACTATGCCGTTTCTGCCGTCTACGCGATTGATGTTGTTTATGCTTGGCTCGATAGGGCTGATCACACTGCCGCATGCCTGGCATATTCCGCCGATCTTATTCGGATTTTTCATGCTTATGCTGCTATGGCGCTTGCTTGCCGTGTGGCGGCCACACTATTTACCGAACCGGTTTGCGGTATTTTTGCTGATGTTGGTGGGTATCGGACTGCTCTATAGTCAGCAACATTCGGTATTCGGCCGCGATGCCGGCACCGGCTTGTTCGTGGTGGCCTTGGGTTTGAAATTGCTGGAAATTCACGGCAAGCGCGATGTGTATGTGATCGTGTATCTGGCTTTCATCGTCGCGGTTACCCAGTTTTTATACGAAGAAAGCATCTTGATGGCGTTTTACATCCTGCTGGTATGCGGGGTGTTACTGGCAACCTTGATTACCCAAAACAGCCAGGCGCCGCAAACCCTGCCGGCCTTAAAAGCGGCTGCGGCAATTATTCTGCAAAGCCTGCCGCTGGCCTTGGTGTTATTTGTGTTGTTTCCGCGTTTGGAAGCACCGCGCTGGAGCTGGCTGGACGACGACGCCCAAGCCAAAAGCGGTTTGAGCGATACCTTGGAGCCCGGCTCCATTGCCGAATTAAGTTTGTCGCCGGAACTGGTATTCCGGGTCAAATTCGACGGCGAATTGCCGCCGGCTTCCCAACGCTATTGGCGGGGGCCGGTTTATGCCAATACCGATGGCGTACGCTGGACGGTGCCGCCGGTGTTGGGCCGGGAAAATACCCCGGATCAACCCGTATTTAGCGGTCCGACATACGATTACACGCTGATGATGGAGCCGCAAAAACAGCATTGGGTGTTTGCGCTGGAGATGCCCGCGCAGTTTGCAAACGGTTTGCGCCGCAACGGTTTATATCAGTTGATCAGCAATAAAAACCCCGGCGACCGCGCCGAATATCGGATTAGTTCCTCGCCTACTTTTAACTCCGGCGGCATCAGCAAATCCGAGCGCCGGGAAAATTTGCAACTACCCGGCAAACCTTCGGAAAAAATCGTCGAATTGGTTAAGCAGTTGCAAGGCCGGCCAGCAGGCCCCGAGTTGTTTATCGCCAATTTGTTGCAGCATTTTCGCCAGGAAAACTTTCATTACACCCTTAGCCCGGAGGCGATGCCGGATAAGCCCATCGAGACTTTTTTATTTGAGCGCCGCGCCGGGTTTTGCAGCCATTACGCCACGGCCTTTGTGTATTTGCTGCGAGTAGCGGAGATTCCGGCGCGGGTGGTGGGCGGCTATCAAGGCGGGCAGATGAATGCCGTCGGCGGCTTTCTGGAGATCAGGCAAGCTGATGCGCATGCCTGGGCGGAAGCCTGGCTGGAAGGGCGCGGCTGGGTCAGATTCGACCCAACGGCGGCTGTTGCCCCGGAACGGATAGAACGCGGCGTGGATGTCGATTTACAAATCGCCAGCGGCATGGTCAATTTCAGTCCGGTGCAGTTCGATGCCCGGACCCTGTCGTGGCTGCAACGTAGCCAACAGCTGTGGCAAAGCGTCGACTACAACTGGCAACGCTGGATCATCAATTACGACACGGCCAATCAGCAGGCGTTTTTACAGAGCTTAGGTATCGATAATTTCATCAAGCTGGCTTACTGGCTGCTGAGTAGCGTTGCTGTGGTCGGTGGTGTATTGTCGTGGCGACTTTTGCGAACCAGCCGTCGCCGCCAAGATCCGGCGCTAGTGCTGTATCGGCAGTTTTGTAACAAGTTAAGTAAAGCCGGGGTTGACGTGGACATTGGCGACGGCCCGCAAACCATTGCGGCGCGGGGCAAAAGCGCCCGCCCGGATTTGGCGGAGCAGATAGAAGGAATTACCGCTATTTTTATTCGATTACGTTATGAAGCTAAGGCGGATGCGGACGATTTGCAGGCGCTAAAAAACCTGGTCGGCAGTATCCGCGTGTAAGCGGGGGGTTAATGCAAATCCGGCACTTCTTCCACGGCATTTTTTGCGGGTTGTGCGGCGGCAGCGGCGGCTTGTTCCTGCTGTTTCTGTTTATTGCCTTCGCCAAACATGACCGCACCGGCCATGAAGATTGCGCCGGCGATGGCCATGATAGGCAGGCGGCCGGGTTTGTCCATCCACAGCAGTATCCACTTGGGTTTGATCAGGCCGACAATCAATATAACCACCGCCAATATCATTACGTTAAAACTGTAGTAGATCAAAGTATTCATGAATCGGAACCCTGTTTCCAGCAAGTTAAAGAGACATACATTATTATTAGCTGCGTGACCGTTGGCAATAAACAATTCATTTTCACCAGTTAGGAGGCGCTATGGGCGGCTTTGGTTTATTCGTAACAGTGTTGTTGGTGTTCGCCATTTTAATGGTGTTCATGAGCGTCAAGTCCGTGCCGCAAGGCATGGAGTACACCGTCGAGCGCTTCGGTAAATATACCGCGACTTTGACGCCCGGCTTAAATATCATCATGCCGATCATCGACCGGATCGGCCGTAAGCTGAATGTGATGGAACAGGTACTGGACGTGCCTTCGCAGGAAGTTATCACTAAGGATAACGCCATGGTCCGAGTCGACGGCGTGGTGTTTTACCAGATCATGGACGCCGCCAAGGCTGCCTATGAGATTACTTATCTGGATATGGCGATCATTAATCTGGTGATGACCAACATCCGTACCGTGATGGGCTCGATGGACTTGGACGAACTGCTGTCGCGCCGTGATGAAATCAACGCCCGGTTGTTAAACGTGGTCGACGAAGCTACTTCGCCATGGGGGATTAAAGTCACCCGCATCGAAATCAAGGACATCGCGCCGCCCAAAGATTTGGTCGATTCCATGGCCAGACAAATGAAAGCCGAACGAGAAAAACGCGCGCAGATTCTGGAAGCGGAAGGCATGCGGCAAGCGGAAATTCTTAAAGCCGAAGGCCTGAAACAAGGCGCGATCCTTGACGCCGAAGGGCGGAAGGAAGCCGCGTTCCGCGACGCGGAAGCTAGAGAGCGTCTGGCGGAAGCCGAAGCCAAGGCGACGATGGTGGTTTCCGAGGCCATCTCCAAGGGTGACGTGCAAGCCATCAATTACTTCGTGGCGCAAAAATATATCGAGTCTTTAAAAGAAGTGGCCTCAGCCAACAACAGCAAGCTGATCTTCATGCCGCTGGAAGCTTCCAGCGTGATCGGTGCACTGGGCGGCATCGGCGAACTGGCTAAAGAAGCACTGAATAAAAAGGCTTGATGATGTCAGAGCAAGATGTGGTGTTTTGGTATTGGTGGGTGCTGGCGGTCGGTTTTC
Encoded proteins:
- a CDS encoding TraR/DksA family transcriptional regulator, which translates into the protein MKEYDEVRDQLLNMLEELDDRLGKITNDVRHTDQPLAQDFSEQATETENDEVLDALGNAARDEVEKIRQAISRIDAGTYGICLGCGEPIKKERLAVLPYAKLCMHCAEHNPQS
- a CDS encoding esterase-like activity of phytase family protein, translating into MKKTLLSSFILACMTGASAQAAPTLLAVGTLSNPTDLSGLSGTVETGDPANILGGIGSGLAYAGNNTFLALPDRGPNATAWAGGTSVDNTTSYISRFQTVAMNLVATPGTSAFTLTPTLTQTTLLYSPTALNYGAVTPSINSSNKYYFDGRSDNFAAGISTNPDNARLDPEGIRVSNDGTKVYISDEYGPYVYEFDRATGQRTRTFNLPASFAVGNLSSQGATEISSNTSGRVANKGMEGLAITPDGKTLVGFEQSPLIQDGGDGGRANRIVTIDIATGNTTHQYVYDNKDGSKSYNSSEILAINDHEFLVLERDGKGLGDGTSAAEKKLFKIDLGSATDIGPLSISGESNLLSYAVGKSLFLDIKAELVSQGIAVTAIPAKLEGASFGDDVINGLGQKLHTLWIANDNDFVAGVAGPNKFFVFGFTDADLAGSSLQLQQVAAVPVPGAVWLFGSALLGMLGLRRNKA
- a CDS encoding SPFH domain-containing protein, with product MGGFGLFVTVLLVFAILMVFMSVKSVPQGMEYTVERFGKYTATLTPGLNIIMPIIDRIGRKLNVMEQVLDVPSQEVITKDNAMVRVDGVVFYQIMDAAKAAYEITYLDMAIINLVMTNIRTVMGSMDLDELLSRRDEINARLLNVVDEATSPWGIKVTRIEIKDIAPPKDLVDSMARQMKAEREKRAQILEAEGMRQAEILKAEGLKQGAILDAEGRKEAAFRDAEARERLAEAEAKATMVVSEAISKGDVQAINYFVAQKYIESLKEVASANNSKLIFMPLEASSVIGALGGIGELAKEALNKKA
- a CDS encoding AAA family ATPase translates to MDLALDRLLAAANQIILGKQPQIRLAVCCLLARGHLLIEDIPGVGKTTLAHTLARLFGLEYQRIQFTSDILPADIVGSSVFDAHQQLFSFHPGPIFKQMILADEINRATPKAQSALLEAMEERQVTVEGRTYPLPQPFFVIATQNPAHQIGTFPLPESQVDRFLMRIELGYPNRQAERELLSGQPRHVLIDKLPVALLPEQLAGLQQETDEVHVSPALLDYLQAILAFSRQSNDFASGLSPRAGLGLVAAAKAWAYIDKRYAVLPEDLQAVLPAVAGHRLNAGANDSAATVAPILKHVSVL
- a CDS encoding DUF58 domain-containing protein, yielding MSEAALSLKQRFKLSRFFNGEAPTAGPIVLTQRRVFILPTQRGLAFVLLILLLVLIGFVYNNNLAYLLGFLLASIFFVTILHSFKSLAGLAIQPARQQAVFAGQAGPFSFQISNPGSQPRFAVDLALQSELSLSLAAEQCQTVTLYQATQQRGWQLPGTLTLSSTYPLGLFRAWAPLRFDSPLLVYPQPASRQLPFPDSDGGQERPGQHRRNGDEFDGVRAYQQGDAIRQIHWKAFAKGQGVHSKQYSGASSSELWLDYQHAPGHHTEERLSQLCRWLVDAEQAGLRYGLVLPGLRVPPDNGVAHYRKCLQALALF
- a CDS encoding transglutaminase TgpA family protein, with the translated sequence MSASAGVVLTMPFLPSTRLMLFMLGSIGLITLPHAWHIPPILFGFFMLMLLWRLLAVWRPHYLPNRFAVFLLMLVGIGLLYSQQHSVFGRDAGTGLFVVALGLKLLEIHGKRDVYVIVYLAFIVAVTQFLYEESILMAFYILLVCGVLLATLITQNSQAPQTLPALKAAAAIILQSLPLALVLFVLFPRLEAPRWSWLDDDAQAKSGLSDTLEPGSIAELSLSPELVFRVKFDGELPPASQRYWRGPVYANTDGVRWTVPPVLGRENTPDQPVFSGPTYDYTLMMEPQKQHWVFALEMPAQFANGLRRNGLYQLISNKNPGDRAEYRISSSPTFNSGGISKSERRENLQLPGKPSEKIVELVKQLQGRPAGPELFIANLLQHFRQENFHYTLSPEAMPDKPIETFLFERRAGFCSHYATAFVYLLRVAEIPARVVGGYQGGQMNAVGGFLEIRQADAHAWAEAWLEGRGWVRFDPTAAVAPERIERGVDVDLQIASGMVNFSPVQFDARTLSWLQRSQQLWQSVDYNWQRWIINYDTANQQAFLQSLGIDNFIKLAYWLLSSVAVVGGVLSWRLLRTSRRRQDPALVLYRQFCNKLSKAGVDVDIGDGPQTIAARGKSARPDLAEQIEGITAIFIRLRYEAKADADDLQALKNLVGSIRV